The Primulina huaijiensis isolate GDHJ02 chromosome 17, ASM1229523v2, whole genome shotgun sequence genome window below encodes:
- the LOC140963513 gene encoding uncharacterized protein, which yields MNKEGDWLCPACQHLNFKKREHCQRCGCPKNATAAEVSTYIIQRTELMPGDWYCGGQNCGAHNYASRTSCYRCGSLKDYCGYGAGVIASAGYAYDAIPGWKTGDWICTRLGCGMHNYACRTECYKCKTPRDFGGEV from the exons ATGAATAAGGAAGGAGATTGGTTGTGTCCCGCATGCCAGCACCTCAACTTCAAGAAACGAGAGCATTGCCAACGATGTGGCTGCCCCAAGAATGCTACGGCAGCCGAAGTTTCCACGTACATAATACAGAGAACCGAACTGATGCCTGGAGATTGGTATTGTGGTGGCCAGAATTGCGGTGCACACAACTATGCCAGTCGAACGAGCTGCTATCGATGTGGTTCACTGAAGGACTACTGTGGTTATGGGGCCGGAGTCATAGCATCTGCCGGTTATGCATATGATGCCATCCCTGGTTGGAAAACCGGAGATTGGATTTGCACCAG ACTTGGATGTGGCATGCATAATTACGCTTGCAGGACGGAGTGCTATAAATGCAAGACACCTAGAGATTTTG GGGGAGAAGTCTAA
- the LOC140963382 gene encoding adenine nucleotide transporter BT1, chloroplastic/mitochondrial-like: MDGRRLTGAERIGDEGLLTNSGIGFLRFPQDEKYNLGGLFASVGQMGMGFGLSTNSPNSTDRFKVLPSSFFCKNALSEPGLLMGSLPELEVGEALEVEEEGVLPKEKNRKQGLRLKITIRNPSLRRLISGAIAGAVSRTMVAPLETIRTHLMVGTCGHSTAEVFRDIMKHEGWQGLFRGNLVNVIRVAPSKAIELFAYDTVKNQLTPKPGEEPKIHVPVSLIAGAVAGISSTICTYPLELLKTRLTIQRGAYKNLMDAFLKIVREEGPAELYRGLTPSVIGVIPYAATNYFAYDALRKAYKKVFDKDEIENIATLLIGSAAGAISSSATFPLEVARKHMQAGALNGRQYRNMLHALLSILKHEGVEGLYRGLGPSCMKLVPAAGISFMCYEACKKILVEDEDR, translated from the exons ATGGATGGAAGAAGATTAACGGGTGCTGAAAGAATTGGAGATGAGGGGTTGCTGACAAATTCTGGAATAGGGTTCTTGCGGTTTCCCCAAGATGAAAAATATAATCTTGGAGGATTATTTGCAAGTGTGGGGCAGATGGGAATGGGCTTTGGCTTGTCAACAAACTCTCCGAATTCCACCGATCGTTTTAAGGTTTTACCATCGAGCTTTTTCTGTAAAAATGCGCTATCCGAGCCTGGCCTACTTATGGGCAGCTTGCCGGAGTTGGAGGTTGGAGAAGCATTGGAAGTGGAGGAAGAAGGGGTGCTACCAAAGGAAAAGAATAGGAAACAGGGTCTTAGGTTGAAAATCACAATCAGAAATCCATCTCTGAGGAGGTTGATCAGTGGGGCAATTGCCGGTGCTGTGTCCCGGACAATGGTTGCGCCTTTGGAGACGATACGGACTCATTTAATGGTCGGGACTTGTGGCCATTCGACGGCTGAAGTGTTTCGGGATATCATGAAGCATGAAGGATGGCAAGGGTTGTTTAGAGGTAACCTGGTTAATGTGATTCGGGTTGCACCAAGCAAAGCGATAGAG TTATTCGCATATGATACGGTGAAGAACCAGTTAACTCCTAAACCTGGAGAAGAGCCCAAGATACATGTACCCGTTTCTCTAATTGCCGGTGCTGTGGCTGGAATCAGCTCTACCATATGTACCTATCCACTCGAGCTGCTCAAAACTCGATTAACAATTCAG AGAGGTGCATACAAAAATCTCATGGATGCTTTCTTGAAAATAGTACGGGAGGAGGGACCTGCCGAGCTTTACAGAGGCCTCACACCGAGTGTAATAGGAGTAATTCCGTATGCTGCCACCAATTATTTTGCTTATGACGCATTAAGAAAAGCTTACAAGAAGGTTTTTGACAAGGATGAAATCGAAAATATTGCCACGCTCTTAATAGGATCAGCTGCTGGTGCAATTTCAAGCAGTGCAACTTTTCCTCTTGAGGTAGCTCGGAAACATATGCAAGCTGGTGCGCTCAATGGTAGACAGTATAGAAACATGCTTCATGCCCTTCTAAGTATACTCAAACATGAAGGAGTCGAGGGCCTCTATCGAGGGTTGGGTCCGAGCTGCATGAAATTAGTCCCCGCCGCAGGAATTTCTTTCATGTGCTACGAGGCGTGCAAGAAAATTTTAGTTGAAGATGAAGATCGGTAG